The DNA sequence TGAATGTTAAATTACGTGTATTAACGGCTGGTGTTTTGTTTTTTACAGGACAGGCTGTATTTGCTCAGGAAAAAGACTCCAAGGACAAAAAAGACAAGGAGACAAAAATTGAGGAAGTAGTTGTCTTAGGATATAGTAAGACCGCTACAAAAGCAAAATCTACAACTTCTTCAGTGACAGTAGGTGCTGAAACATTAGAAAACAGACCTAACATTTCTGTTCTGAATTCAATTCAAGGAACAGCACCAGGTATTGTTATTAACTCTGGATCTGGTTCTCCAGGTTCTGGTAAATTCAATATCTTGATTAGAGGTATGAGCTCTTTGAATGGTTCAAGAGATCCGTTGTATGTAGTAGATGGTGTTATCACTTCAGGTTCACAGTTTAGAAACTTAAACTCTTATGATATTGAGACATTCAGTATTCTGAAAGATGCACAAGCTACAGCGATTTATGGTAACAGAGCTGCAAATGGAGTTGTTGTAATTACAACAAAAGGAGGGAAATTTAATTCTGGACTAAGGATTTCTTATGATGCATTGACCTCTTTTTCAATGATACCAAAGCCTGACTATAATATGTCAAGCGCTAAACAACAATTACAAATACAAAAAATTTATGGAGGTGGGTTCGCTGCAGACCAGGGCTTATCTCAGGAAGATATTGATAACTGGGCAATAGATACTGACTGGAGAAAACAATTTACTCAAGTAGGTATTTCCCAGCAGCATAACCTAGCTATTACAGGAGGAGGAGAAAATATAAACAACTTCTTGTCTTTAGGATATTTAGATAGTGAAGGTACTGTAAAGTCTACAGATTTCAAGAGATTTACCTTAAGAAATAACTTAAGTGGTAAGTCTAAAGATGGTAGATTAACTTTTGGGACAATTCTAGGTTTAGGATACTCTAAAAGAAACCAGTTAGATGATGAAGAAAATACAGGAATTAGTTCCAATGTAATCCAAAATGCATTATTTGGAAGTGTGCTTTCACCTTCTTATGTAGCGCCTAATCCGTATTCTAATGGGGTACAGCTTTTCAATGCTATTGGACAAAATAGTGCAGGAAACAGAGCTTGGATTCTTCAGGATAACATTAATGGAGGAGTAAGAAACAGATTTACTGAATTAAGTATTTCTGCTAATGCGAATGTAAATTATAAGCTTACTGATTACCTAAGTGTAGGTAACAGAACAGGCATAGAATATAAAGAATACGAAAGAATTTTTGCTAGAGGAGCTCAAGGTTATTTATCTACAGCTGTAGCTGCAGGAGCAGGGGCTAAATATGGAGGATCAGAAAGTTTTACTACAACTCAAGATCTGACATTTAACAGTATTACAAACATTACTTTCAACAAGACATTCGGTGATCATACTGTTTCGGTAGCTGCTTACATGGATTATATCAAAGCTCATGTAAATACAAATACACAAACTCAAAACGGATTAAACCCATTACAGTGGCAGTTTGGTGCAGGAACAGGATACATTCCTTTTAATCCTGATACACCTAATATTTACAGACCTACTGTAGGTGCTTCAAAAGTAACTGCTGGAACTTTAGCTTATTTCGGTACATTAGACTATGACTATAAAGATAAATATGGAGTAAGTGGGGTTATCAGAAGAGATGGATCATACCGTTTCTTACCTACTAACAGATGGGAGACGTTCTGGTCAGCTGCTGTAAGATGGAATATTGATAAAGAAGATTTCATGTCTAACTCTGGATTCAGATTGCTTAAACTAAGAGCATCAATTGGTACTACAGGTAACCAGAATTTAGGAGTTGCAGCTAATAACCAAAACCCATTAGCTTTACTTCCAAATAACTTCCTTGATTTATATTCAGGAATCTCAGGATACCAAAACTTGTTAGGATATAACTTTGTGAACTTATCGAATCCATATTTAAAGTGGGAGCAGGTAAAACAAACGAATGTCGGTGTTGATTTTAACTATAAAGGTCTTGTAGAAGGTAGCTTTGACTACTATCAAAAGAGAACTACAAGAATGTTCAATACTTTACAAAGATCAGCTGTTACAGGTACTTACGGTATTAGAGGAAATGATGGAATCCTTGATAACAAAGGAGTTGAAGGTTTAATCAGGTTTAATGCAATAAGAACAGAGAACACTAAGCTATCAATCTTTGTTAATGGTGCTTACAACTCTAACAAAATCGTTTCAATGAGTAACGAAGATTTGTCAGGAGATGTTGTTAATGCTATCGGAGGTCCTGCTAGTCAGTATCAACTATATCCATACGTAGGAGTAAACGCTGCAAATGGAAATATGCAATTCCTTGATATCAATGGAAATATTACAGAAAACCCACAACCTTCAGATAGAAGATTGACAGGGAAATCTCCATATGCTAAATTTACAGGAGGTTTTGGATTTAACTTCCAATATAAAGGATGGTTCCTTGATACATTAT is a window from the Chryseobacterium indologenes genome containing:
- a CDS encoding SusC/RagA family TonB-linked outer membrane protein, whose protein sequence is MNVKLRVLTAGVLFFTGQAVFAQEKDSKDKKDKETKIEEVVVLGYSKTATKAKSTTSSVTVGAETLENRPNISVLNSIQGTAPGIVINSGSGSPGSGKFNILIRGMSSLNGSRDPLYVVDGVITSGSQFRNLNSYDIETFSILKDAQATAIYGNRAANGVVVITTKGGKFNSGLRISYDALTSFSMIPKPDYNMSSAKQQLQIQKIYGGGFAADQGLSQEDIDNWAIDTDWRKQFTQVGISQQHNLAITGGGENINNFLSLGYLDSEGTVKSTDFKRFTLRNNLSGKSKDGRLTFGTILGLGYSKRNQLDDEENTGISSNVIQNALFGSVLSPSYVAPNPYSNGVQLFNAIGQNSAGNRAWILQDNINGGVRNRFTELSISANANVNYKLTDYLSVGNRTGIEYKEYERIFARGAQGYLSTAVAAGAGAKYGGSESFTTTQDLTFNSITNITFNKTFGDHTVSVAAYMDYIKAHVNTNTQTQNGLNPLQWQFGAGTGYIPFNPDTPNIYRPTVGASKVTAGTLAYFGTLDYDYKDKYGVSGVIRRDGSYRFLPTNRWETFWSAAVRWNIDKEDFMSNSGFRLLKLRASIGTTGNQNLGVAANNQNPLALLPNNFLDLYSGISGYQNLLGYNFVNLSNPYLKWEQVKQTNVGVDFNYKGLVEGSFDYYQKRTTRMFNTLQRSAVTGTYGIRGNDGILDNKGVEGLIRFNAIRTENTKLSIFVNGAYNSNKIVSMSNEDLSGDVVNAIGGPASQYQLYPYVGVNAANGNMQFLDINGNITENPQPSDRRLTGKSPYAKFTGGFGFNFQYKGWFLDTLFSYQQGGYIYDNLYSWVMNPDYAAANINVSANLLNAWTPENTGSDVPNLFADNAGTDGSSDRFLYKSDFIRLKNVSLGYSFTKDQLGKLPVKGIKVFVQAENLYTWSSWKGFDPEPVTTYSLNVYPNPKTVSVGLNVDF